GCGCGAGCAGGGCGTCCATCTGGGGGCGCGGGCCGAAACCGGCGGCCGCGCCCGACCATACGTCGGCTGCATCGGCGACCAGCGTCGGATCGCTGACGCTGTGCACCTGCGGTACGGCACGGAAGACGGGTCCGGGACCGTCCGCATCACCTGCGGACGCCGTGTCGAGGCCGTGCAGCTCGATGCGCAGCGAGATCCGGACACCCGCGTCGTGCCCCGAGGCCACGTCGGCCGCCCAGGCGCGCTGTGCGGGCAGTTGCTGCGGGGTGTCGGCGGCGAAGGCGGGACTCCCGGCGGCGAACGCGGCGGCCGGTGTGCGCGGCAGGCCGTCGGCGACCGCGTCGAGGAAGGCGCGCAGCAGCGGCTCGGGCGCGGGCAGCAGAAGCGGGGCCTCGGCGTCGTCGACACCGCCGAGCGGGACCGCGTGCGCGGTGGGCGGCATCGCCGCGGCCAGTTCCCGTACGCGCTCCAGGTCGTCGGCGGTGAAGGGGCCGGCCCGCCAGGCGTCGTGGTCGGTCGCGGTGAGTCCGGGCAACAGGCGCCCACGCGCCGCGAGTTGGAGCGCGAACACCGCGGCGGTTCCCCAGAAGGCGGCCGCGGGAGAGGCGTGCGCCGAAGCCCGGGCGCGGGTGAGGACGGGCAGAGCGTCGCGTACGGGAAGCAGCAACGCCCGTACGGAACAAGGCGTCGCGTCGTCCGCGACCACGGTCAGGTCCTCGACGGAACCGGGGCCTTCCGGGGGCTCCGTGCTGTCGGGGTGCCAGAACGCGATCCGTCCGGTGCGCGAGGGGTCGGAGGGCAGGAAGACCGTGGAGCAGCGGGAGAGTTCGGTGATCTGGGAGGGCGTTGCCAGGGGGAGTCGGTGCACAGCGATAGCGCATTCCTCAAACTTGACTACTGCAGGCCGGAGCCGCCGAGGGTACCTGACGGGTGGTACCCGACGGGAGTCGAACCGCCGTGATCCACGTCACTTCGGATCAGGGGGGTGTAGCCAGCCCCACCATGGCACCGGGGGACACCCCCGCCGGTTCCGGGTGGTGGCGCCATGGTCGCCGACGGTCACTGATCCGTACGTTCTATGAGGTCAGCGCATGGGCCAACAGACCGGAGACCGTCATGCCACAGGCCGCCTCAACGCTCACGAGGCCGGAGCGAGAGCCCCGGACGGGCAGCGATTTCGCGCCGCTCCTCAGGACGGTGAAATCGCAGGGGCTCCTGGAGCGCCGTACGGGCTGGTACGCCGTCGGCATCCTCGCCAATCTGGTCGCACTCTCCGCGGTGATCACGGGCATGGCACTCCTCGGCGGCTCATGGTGGGTGCTCCTGCTCGCCCTCCCGCTGGCCGTGCTCTCGGCCCGTACCGCCTTCTTCGGACATGACGCGGGACACGCGCAGATCAGCGGCGACCGCCGTACGGCGAAGGCCGTCGGTCTGCTGCACAGCAACCTGCTGCTGGGCATGAGCTACGCCTGGTGGAACGACAAGCACAACCGGCACCACGCCAACCCCAACCACGTCGACAAGGACCCCGACGTCGGCGTCGGCGCCATGGTGTGGACCCAGAAGCAGGCGGCGCAGCGCGAGGGATTCGCCCGCTGGCTGACCCGCAATCAGGCGCGGCTCTTCTTCCCGATGCTGCTGCTCGAAGGCATCGCGCTGAAGATCTACGGATTCCAGGACCTCAAGCGCCAGCCCGCCCGCGAGCGCGCCGTCGAGGGCGCGCTCCTCCTGCTCCACCTCGGCGGCTACCTCACCCTGCTGCTGACCACCATGTCCGTCCCGACGGCGATCGTCTTCGCCCTGCTCCACCACGCCCTGTTCGGCCTGCACCTCGGCATGACCTTCGCCCCCAACCACAAGGGCATGGAGATGCCCGACCCGGAGAGCGAGGAGCGGTGGGGCCACCTCAAGCGCCAAGTCCTCACCTCGCGGAATGTCCGCGGCGGGCTGCTCACCGACTGGTTCCTCGGCGGGCTCAACTACCAGATCGAGCACCACCTGTTCCCGAACATGCCCCGGCCCCATCTGCGCCTCGTCCAGCCGCTGGTGCGCGCGCACTGCCGTGAGCTGGGGATTCCGTACACCGAGACCGGGCTCGTCGACTCCTACCGGCAGGCGCTGACGCACATGCACGAGGTCGGTGAGCCGCTTCGTGCCGGATAGTGGAACCGACGGGCGCGCATGCGCGTTCAACAGTCAGAGAGCGGCAGTCGCCGCGAAGGAGGCGTCGCAGATGTCAAGGACCGCAGTCATTGCCGCCGGGGGTGTCGTCGCCGGCCTCATCCTGATTCCCATCATCGGCTTCCTCCCGGCACTGCTGGTGCTGATCGGGGTGCCAGTGATCGCATACCTCATGCTCGACCCCAGCCAGCGCCGCAGGCTCCGCCGGGTCGCGCGCAAGGAGATAGGTCGCTGACCAGGCTCTTGTCATCCGTGCCGGGATAGGATCGACGAAGGATCACCGGCACGGACGAGGGGAGTTCCGCGCGATGGGCGGGACGGTCACAGCGGTCAGCAGCAACGGGGAGTACTCCTTCACCAAGCCGAACCGGAACAGCATCACTCTGCTGTCCGGACTCGGTGTGGAGGGCGACGTGCACGCGGGGGTCACGGTCAAGCACCGCTCACGCGTCGCCCAGGACCCCACGCAGCCCAACCTGCGCCAGGTCCACTTCATCCACCAGGAGCTCTTCGCCGAGGTCCTCGCCGACGGCTTCGAGGTCGCGCCGGGCCAGCTCGGCGAGAACATCACCACCAGTGGGATCGACCTGCTCTCCCTTCCGGCCGGCACCCTGCTGCACGTCGGCGACGAAGCGGTCGTCGAGGTCACCGGACTGCGCAACCCGTGCCTGCAGATCGACAACTTCCAGGACGGGCTGCTGAAGCAGGTCGTCGGCCGCGACGAGGCGGGCAACATCTTCCGCAAGGCCGGAATCATGAGCATCGTGAAGGCGGGCGGCGAGGTCCGGCCCGGCGACCCGATCAGGGTCGAGCTTCCGGCCGAGCCGCACCGCCCTCTGGAGCGGGTCTGACCGCCGGTCTCAGCTCAGCGCGCAGGAGTTGACGACGTCACCCTCCGCGGGCCGTGCGATCGTACGGTCCGCGGGCGGTGCGGTGCCGTCCTCCACCCATGCGGTGAGCGCCGTGAAGGCTGAGCGGTAGCAGGGCAGCACCGGTCGCAGCCTGTCCGGATAGGTGTCGTACAGCCCGTCGGTGTGCGTGCCGGCCTCCACGGTGTAGTAGCGGTGAATCCGGTCGCGCCCCTTTCGCGTCACCATCCGTTCGTACACATCGGAATCGGTGGCGATGGGCAGCAGACTGTCGAGCGTCCCGTGCAGCGTGATCAGCGGCTTCCCGATCCGCCCGGTGAGGGCGACGCGTGCGACCGCCCGGTGCACGGACGCGGGTCGCGAGGCGTAGTCGTACAGGGCGTCCGACGCGCAGGGCGCAAGGATCTCCGCGGCCGTCGAACCGGTCGACGATCCAGGGCAGTTCACGTCGTACGACGGGTCGAACTCGGCGCGGAACGTCTTCTGCGTCACTCCCCAGTACGCCTGCTGGTGGTACGGCCACAGAAACTGCGAGCCCTGCGCGAACCCGGCGTCGAGCAGGGCCTGGTCGTCCGCCGCGCCGAGGCTCCGGGCCACGGTCACGGGCAGCGACGTCAGCAGGTTGGGCCCCTCGGCGGTCCACAGGGTGCCCTCCCAGTCGACCCCGCCGTCGTACAGCTCAGGACGGTTCTCCAGCTGCCAGCGCGTCAGATAGCCGCCGTTGGAGATTCCCGTCATGTACGTGTGCCGGGGGCCGTGCCCGTACCGCTGCCCCAGCACCTTCGTCGCGGCGCGCGTCAGCTCGGTGGTGCGCCGGTTCCACTCCGCCACCGCGTCCCCGGGCCGCTTCCCGTCGGTGTAGAAGTCCGCGGTCGCGTTCCCCTTGTCCGTGGCGGCATAGGCGTACCCCTGCGCCAGCACCGCGTCGGAGATCAGGGCGTCGGTCGCGTACTGCTTGCGTGTGCCGGGCGCCCCGGTCACCACCAGACCGCCGTTCCAGCGGTCGGGCAGGCGGATCACGAACTGGGCGTCGTGGTTCCAGCCGTGCGTGGTGTTGAAGTGCGAGGTGTCGGGGAAGTAGCCGTCGATCTGCACCCCCGGCACCCCCGAAGGATTCCTCGTCCCCCTGGCGGCGAGACCCGCTTGGTCGGCCGTGTCGGTGTACGGGGTTCCCGCCAGCGCGGCCGTGGTCAAATCGCCCAGGCAGGCTCTCTGTTGGCGCTCCGCACCAGGAACATCGATCCGGTCGAGCCGTACGCAATGACCGTCGGCCGGGGCGGGCCGGGCAGCTGCGGGCCCGGCCGCGGTCAGCCCCAGCAGCAGGGCGGCGCACAGCGGAACACTTCTGGACAGGCGCATGGACGGCCTCCGGAGCACGAGAGGAGAAGCAGCGGGAAGAGTGGGTGCAGCGCCATATGCTCCAGTCGCGCATTCGTCACGGCCATGGGTCCGCCCCACACGGCGGGGGACCGGGTCATGTGCGGGTGGGCGGTCCTCGTCGTCAGGCGGGCCGTACGGCCAGTGCCTCCAGCGCCTCGAGCAGCGCGGGCAGCTTCGCGCCGCGCCCGAGCGGCAGCACTTCGCCCGGAGCCTCGTCCAGGAGGAGGAAGGCGATGTCGTCGGTACGCGCCACCATCGACCAGCCGGGGCCGTCTGCCCGTACGGTGCGGGCGCCGTCCGGCGCGTACGTGGAGCGCACCCGGCCGACCGGCGGCGGCGACGCCACATAGCCGTGCAGCTCCTCGATCACCCGTGCCGCGGGACCCGAGGGCTTGTCCGGTGCGATGTCGGGCGCGGCGAACGCCTCGTCCCCGGAAAGCTGTTCACGCCAGGTGGCCCACTGCAGAGCGATCTCGTCCGCGCCCAGCCGCCGCTGGGCCGGACCCCACTGCTCGGTGTCCGGCGGGACCAGCGGCGACTGATCGTCGGGGTCGTGCGGCTCGGGAATGCCGGGCGCGGACACCGCCACGGCGAGGGGCCAGCCCGGCAGCGAGGCGACGATGCTCCGCTCGTCGGGAGACAGGTCGTACTCGATGCCGCAGTCCCAGGTGGCGATCGCGACCGCCACCAGCGACACGTCGTCGACCACCACGGTCCAGCGCGCGCCGTTCTCGTCCTGGCCCAGCACCAGTCCGTATCCCTCGGGATGCGGTGCGATGCCGAGCGTGGCGCAGGCCGCGGGGAAGTCGTCCCCGAGCACGCTCGGGAACTGTGCGGGGGTCAGCAGCAGCGCCGTGAGCACATACAGCGCATCGTCTGTGACATCTTCCGTCCCGGCCACGCCGCACTCCCTAAGTGATCAGTCGTCGGCGCACCTTAACCACTGAGTAACCCGGCCGTCGAGGCCCCCGTCCCTCAGGCCACGGGCAGACCGAGGAGGGAGCGCGCCACGGTCTGGGGACTCTCGTCCCGCTCGCGGGCCAGGGCGATCACCGCCCGGGTGGCCAGCTCGCTGATCCCGAAGGAGAGGGCCTCGGGCGAGACCCACCCGGCGGCCTCGTCGCTGCGGTCGTCGTCGTCCTCCGCGCAGGCCGACACATAAGTCGCGGCCGCCTCGAAAATATTGTGCTGCGGGTTCTCCCGCCGGGCGGCGGGCACTGCCGCGTTGCTGTCCGGCGTGAAGAACTTCCTCAATCTGCTCAACATCAGACCCACCGTCCCCGTGCGTGGTGCATGTCCGCCGATCTTTCAAGTCGGCTCCTCCAACGTAGGGTTGGACCCCCGCGGTCTGATAGAGGACGGGGGCTGTGAAGACTCAGCCGTCCGCTTCGAGAGCGCGGAGCGTGGAGCGCAGCCAGGTGATCTCGGCCCGGCTGGTGGCCCGGGCGATCGTGAGGATGCCTCGCCTGAAGGGGTCGTCCAACTCCTCGGCGCGCAGCGGCCGGTCGCCCTCGTAGAAGAAGCTGGCCGGTTCCTCCAGGAAGGCGAGGCGGCGCCGCAGTACGTTCGACTGCGCTTCCGCGCCGGGGAGGTGGCGCAGGAACGCGAGCAGCGTGAACCACCTGTTCTCGTCGGTGATTTCGCCCCGGGCCGGCTCGGCGAGCCGCCGCTCCAGCTCGTCCCGCCCTTCGGGTGTCAGCTGCAGGACGTGCCGGGGTGCGGCGACGGCTCCTGGCTGTGTCTCGCGGGCCAGCCACCCGGATTTCTCCAGCCGCTTGATCGCGGGGTAGAGCGTGCTCTCGGCGACGGGGCGGACATGGCCGGTGAGCGCGGTGATGCGCTTGCGCAGTTCGTAGCCGTGCAGCGGTGCTTCGTAGAGGAATCCGAGGATGGCGAGTTCGAGCATGCCCGCATTCTGCCGCACTCCCGCTGTACCTCGGTAGCGTCATACATCGGCACCGATGTATTGTCTGGCCGTCGGCAGGACCGGAGCAGAGGGAGTTGCGACATGCACAAGGCACGCTTCGACGCACAGGGGAGCCTCATCCGGTGGACCGAGGCCCCGGGGGACGGTCCCGCGCGGGTCTACGTCCACGGGCTGGGCTCCGCCTCGACCGTCTACCACGCACACATCGCCGCCCACCCGGACCTGGCGGGCCGCAGGACGCTCTTCGTCGACCTGCCGGGCCACGGCATCAGCGACCGGCCTGACGGCTTCGGTTACACCCTCGAAGTGATGGCGCAGGCACTCGCGGCCGCACTGGACGCGGCAGGCGTGGAGGGCGCGGAGCTCGTCGGGCACAGCATGGGCGGCGCGGTCGCCGTCGTCCTGGCGTACCGGCGCCCCGACCTGGTCTCCCGCCTCGTGCTCACGGAGGCGAATCTCGACGCCAATCCTCCGGTGAAGGCGGGCAGCAGCGGCATCGCCTCGTACACCGAGGAGGAGTTCGTCCACGGAGGGGGCTTCGGGAAGGTCCTGCGGCGGGTGGGGCCCGACTGGGCGGCGACCATGCGGCTCGCCGACCCGCTGGCCCTGCACCGTACGGCGATCGGCCTCATGAGCGGCACGCAACCCACCATGCGGCGCATGCTCATGGACATCACCGCCGACCGCACCTATCTGCAGGGTGCGCTCAGCGGCGAGCTCGCCGGCCACGAGGAACTGGTCGCCTCGGGCGTGCGGGTGGAGACCGTCGCGGACGCGGGCCACAACGTCATGTTCGACAACGCGGCGGCCTTCACCCGGGTCCTGGCCGCTCAGTCCTGACGGACGGCCACCGCCAGGAAACGGCTGTCCTCGTCGGTGTACGAGACCAGCCGCCAGCCCGAGGAGGCGAGCAGCGGACGCAGGACCGGCTCGGCGCGCAGGTCGTCGGGGGTGATCCGGCGCCCCTGCCGGGCGGCCAGCGCCGCACGGCCGATGGGGTGGAAGAGCGCGAGCAGCCCGCCGGGGCGCACCACCCGGGCCAACTCGCCCAGATTCTCCTGCGGTTGAGGCAAGTGCGAGATCAGCCCGCTGCCGAACACCGCGTCCAGGGACTGCGACCGCACCGGAAGCCGTGCGACATCGCCGAGCAGCAGCTGCCCGTTGCGGTCGCGCCCGGCGCGCACTGCCGCCTCGAGCATCCCGGGCGTCACATCGATTCCGAGTACGGAACCGCGCTCGCCCACGGCCTCGCGCAGCGCCGGCAGGGCGCGACCCGTGCCGCAGCCGGCGTCGAGCACGGCGTCGCCCGGCCGCAGCCCCAGCGCGCCGACGGCGGCCGCGAACGCGGGACCGTCGTCGGGGAACCGGGTGTCCCAGTCCGCCGCGCGGGCACCGAAGAACTCCTGAACGTGCGTGTGGTCATCGGCCATACGGACATGATCCCCTACCCGATCGGGCGTCGAACTGTGCGCACGTTCGAGCACGGCGCGATCGTCATGGAACACGCCTTCGCCATAATCCGGCCGCTTTCGAAATGCGCCCCCACCGCACGCCCCCAACGGGTCTAGCGTCCCGGATCCATGGGACACCTGGACCACGCGGCCTTCGGATGGCTGACCCCCGTGCTGTCGTACGTCATGGCCGCCATCGGCTCTGCCCTCGGCCTGCGCTGCACCGTACGGGCACTGGAGACGAGCGGCCGATCGCGCCGCAACTGGCTGGTCACCGCGGCGACAGCGCTCGGCACCGGCATCTGGACCATGCACTTCGTCGCGATGCTCGGCTTCGGCGTCAGCGGCACCGACATCCGCTACAACGTGCCGCTGACCCTCCTCAGCCTGCTCGTGGCGGTCCTCGTGGTCGGCGTCGGCGTCTTCGCCGTCGGCTACGGCCAGGACCGCGTCAGATCCCTCCTGATCGGCGGACTGACGACCGGACTCGGGGTGGCGAGCATGCACTACCTCGGCATGGCGGCACTGCGGCTCCACGGCACGGTGCACTACGACCCGATGCTGGTCGGACTCTCCGTCCTCATCGCCGTGCTGGCCGCGACGGCCGCGCTCTGGGCGGCCCTCAACATCGAGGCGCCGGTCGCGGTCGCGGGCGCCTCGCTCGTCATGGGACTGGCGGTGAGCAGCATGCACTACACCGGAATGTTCGCCGTGAGCGTGCAGGTCACCCCCTCCCGCAGTGTGCTCCCCGGGGCCACGGCGATGCAGTTCATCTTCCCCCTCGCCGTGGGCCTCGGGTCGTACCTCTTCGTCACCTCCGCCTTCGTCGCGCTCTCCCCGACGGCACGCGAACGCGCGGCCTACGCCGCCGCGGAACGCCTCACCGAATCCGCAGCGCCGTAACCGAGGCCAACGGCCCCGGCCGCCAGTTCCGTATCCGCAATCGAGGAGAGCCGGTGCGAACACCCCGCAAGAACCAGGGCGACACCGCCCCGCAGCCGCCCGCGCCGCAGACGCGCGGACGGCGCGCGCACGCGGGTCCGCCCGCCGAGGAGCACCCGGTCGGCGAACCGCCGGAGCTCCCACCGCCGATGGCCGCAGCCCCGGGCCGCATCACCCTGCGCCCGAGGACCGTACGGGCGAAGATCGTGTCGCTGCTGATGGTGCCCGTCGTCTCCCTGCTGGCCCTGTGGGGGTTCGCCACCGTCACGACAGCCCAGGACGTGGCCGGGCTGCGGCAGTTGCAGCGCGTCGACGAGCAGATCCGCAACCCCGTCACCTCCGCCGTCGTCCAGCTCCAGGCGGAGCGGCGCGCGGCACTCCGGTACGCGGCGGCCCCCGGCAGCGACGCCGGGGCCGAACTCCGCCGCCAGGCGGGGCGCACCGAAACCGCCGTGGCAGCACTGCAGGTCGGCGGCAGCCACACCGTCGCCGACGCCGGCGGCATGCCCGCCGAAGTCGTCGACCGGCTCGGCGCGTTCGTCCGGGGAGCCACACGTCTCGACGCCCTGCGGACGGCAGTTCTCGACCGTCACGCGAACGGCGACACCGCGTACGAGCAGTACAACGCCGCCATCGCCACCGGGCTCGGCGTCAACGGCGCCCTCACCGGCGCGCAGGGCGGAGCGGACACCTCCGGCCTGCGGGTCCAGTACGAACTCTCCCGGGCGGGCGAAGCACTCTCCCAGGAGGACGCGCTCCTCGCCTCCGCGCAGCTCGCCCACTCCCTGTCCGGAGAGCGTCTGCGCGCCTTCACCGGAGCCGTCCTGACCCGCCGTGACCTCACCGCGTCCGCCGCCGACCTCCCGGCCGCCTCCCGCTCCGCCTGGCAGGCTCTCAGCTCCTCGGCGGACTACACCCGGCTGCGTACCGCGGAGGACAAGGTCCTCGCCGCGTCCCCCGGCCGCGCCGCCGCCCAGGCCGCCCCCTCCGACGCGTGGGACCCCTCCTCAGCGGCGGTGCAGAGCGAACTGCGCGACATCGCGGCGGGCGCGGGCAGCAGGCCCGACCCCGTGGCCCGCGGCCTGCTCACCACCTCGGGAGCAGCCGTCCTGCTCGGTCTCCTCGCGGTGGCCGCCTCGCTGGTCATTTCCGTACGCATCGGACGCAGCCTCGTCGTCGAACTCCTCACCCTGCGCAACAGCGCGCTGAGGATCGCCCGCAGCAAACTGCCCCACGCCATGCAGCGTCTGCGCTCCGGCGAAGAGATCGACATCCAGGCCGAAGCCCCACAGGGACCGCCCGCCCAGGACGAGATCGCCCAGGTCGGCGAGGCCCTCGACACCGTGCACCGCGCGGCACTGGGCGCCGCCGCCGAACGCGCCGAACTCGCCGGCGGAATCTCCAAGATCTTCGTCAACCTGGCCCGGCGCAGCCAGGTCCTCGTCCACCGCCAACTCGCCCTGCTCGACAGCATGGAGCGCCGCGCGGAGGACCCGAACGAGCTCGGTGACCTGTTCCGCCTCGACCACCTGACCACCCGCATGCGCAGGCACGCGGAAAGCCTCATCATCCTCTCCGGCGCCGCACCCGGCCGGGCCTGGCGCAAGCCCGTACCCCTCACCAATGTCGTACGGGCCGCTGTCTCCGAGGTCGAGGACTACGCACGCATCGAGGTCCGCCAGCTCTCCGAGGCCGCCGTCACCGGCACCACCGTCGCCGACCTCACGCACTTGCTGGCCGAACTCGTCGAGAACGCCGCCCAGTTCTCCCCGCCCCACACCAAGGTCCGGGTCAGCGGCGAGCCCGTCGGCAACGGATACGTCCTGGAGATCGAGGACCGCGGACTCGGAATGGGCCCGGAGGCGCTCGCCGAGGCCAACCGCAGGATCGAACAGTCCCAGTCGCTCGACCTCTTCGACAGCGAGCGCCTCGGCCTCTTCGTCATCAGCCGCCTCTCCGCACGCCACGACATCAAAGTCCATCTGCGGGCCTCTCCCTACGGAGGGACCACCGCCGTCGTACTCCTGCCGACCGCCATCCTTCCCGGCGCGCTCACCGCACGCCCGGCCGACCGGGACGCCCCGGAGCGTGCCCCCGAACCCACCGAGGAGACACCCGCGTTCCCGGCTCCCGGACCGC
The sequence above is drawn from the Streptomyces sp. NBC_01465 genome and encodes:
- a CDS encoding acyl-CoA desaturase; protein product: MPQAASTLTRPEREPRTGSDFAPLLRTVKSQGLLERRTGWYAVGILANLVALSAVITGMALLGGSWWVLLLALPLAVLSARTAFFGHDAGHAQISGDRRTAKAVGLLHSNLLLGMSYAWWNDKHNRHHANPNHVDKDPDVGVGAMVWTQKQAAQREGFARWLTRNQARLFFPMLLLEGIALKIYGFQDLKRQPARERAVEGALLLLHLGGYLTLLLTTMSVPTAIVFALLHHALFGLHLGMTFAPNHKGMEMPDPESEERWGHLKRQVLTSRNVRGGLLTDWFLGGLNYQIEHHLFPNMPRPHLRLVQPLVRAHCRELGIPYTETGLVDSYRQALTHMHEVGEPLRAG
- a CDS encoding MOSC domain-containing protein — translated: MGGTVTAVSSNGEYSFTKPNRNSITLLSGLGVEGDVHAGVTVKHRSRVAQDPTQPNLRQVHFIHQELFAEVLADGFEVAPGQLGENITTSGIDLLSLPAGTLLHVGDEAVVEVTGLRNPCLQIDNFQDGLLKQVVGRDEAGNIFRKAGIMSIVKAGGEVRPGDPIRVELPAEPHRPLERV
- a CDS encoding tannase/feruloyl esterase family alpha/beta hydrolase, with the translated sequence MRLSRSVPLCAALLLGLTAAGPAAARPAPADGHCVRLDRIDVPGAERQQRACLGDLTTAALAGTPYTDTADQAGLAARGTRNPSGVPGVQIDGYFPDTSHFNTTHGWNHDAQFVIRLPDRWNGGLVVTGAPGTRKQYATDALISDAVLAQGYAYAATDKGNATADFYTDGKRPGDAVAEWNRRTTELTRAATKVLGQRYGHGPRHTYMTGISNGGYLTRWQLENRPELYDGGVDWEGTLWTAEGPNLLTSLPVTVARSLGAADDQALLDAGFAQGSQFLWPYHQQAYWGVTQKTFRAEFDPSYDVNCPGSSTGSTAAEILAPCASDALYDYASRPASVHRAVARVALTGRIGKPLITLHGTLDSLLPIATDSDVYERMVTRKGRDRIHRYYTVEAGTHTDGLYDTYPDRLRPVLPCYRSAFTALTAWVEDGTAPPADRTIARPAEGDVVNSCALS
- a CDS encoding PadR family transcriptional regulator translates to MLELAILGFLYEAPLHGYELRKRITALTGHVRPVAESTLYPAIKRLEKSGWLARETQPGAVAAPRHVLQLTPEGRDELERRLAEPARGEITDENRWFTLLAFLRHLPGAEAQSNVLRRRLAFLEEPASFFYEGDRPLRAEELDDPFRRGILTIARATSRAEITWLRSTLRALEADG
- a CDS encoding alpha/beta fold hydrolase, producing the protein MHKARFDAQGSLIRWTEAPGDGPARVYVHGLGSASTVYHAHIAAHPDLAGRRTLFVDLPGHGISDRPDGFGYTLEVMAQALAAALDAAGVEGAELVGHSMGGAVAVVLAYRRPDLVSRLVLTEANLDANPPVKAGSSGIASYTEEEFVHGGGFGKVLRRVGPDWAATMRLADPLALHRTAIGLMSGTQPTMRRMLMDITADRTYLQGALSGELAGHEELVASGVRVETVADAGHNVMFDNAAAFTRVLAAQS
- a CDS encoding class I SAM-dependent methyltransferase, giving the protein MADDHTHVQEFFGARAADWDTRFPDDGPAFAAAVGALGLRPGDAVLDAGCGTGRALPALREAVGERGSVLGIDVTPGMLEAAVRAGRDRNGQLLLGDVARLPVRSQSLDAVFGSGLISHLPQPQENLGELARVVRPGGLLALFHPIGRAALAARQGRRITPDDLRAEPVLRPLLASSGWRLVSYTDEDSRFLAVAVRQD
- a CDS encoding MHYT domain-containing protein; the protein is MGHLDHAAFGWLTPVLSYVMAAIGSALGLRCTVRALETSGRSRRNWLVTAATALGTGIWTMHFVAMLGFGVSGTDIRYNVPLTLLSLLVAVLVVGVGVFAVGYGQDRVRSLLIGGLTTGLGVASMHYLGMAALRLHGTVHYDPMLVGLSVLIAVLAATAALWAALNIEAPVAVAGASLVMGLAVSSMHYTGMFAVSVQVTPSRSVLPGATAMQFIFPLAVGLGSYLFVTSAFVALSPTARERAAYAAAERLTESAAP
- a CDS encoding nitrate- and nitrite sensing domain-containing protein; this translates as MRTPRKNQGDTAPQPPAPQTRGRRAHAGPPAEEHPVGEPPELPPPMAAAPGRITLRPRTVRAKIVSLLMVPVVSLLALWGFATVTTAQDVAGLRQLQRVDEQIRNPVTSAVVQLQAERRAALRYAAAPGSDAGAELRRQAGRTETAVAALQVGGSHTVADAGGMPAEVVDRLGAFVRGATRLDALRTAVLDRHANGDTAYEQYNAAIATGLGVNGALTGAQGGADTSGLRVQYELSRAGEALSQEDALLASAQLAHSLSGERLRAFTGAVLTRRDLTASAADLPAASRSAWQALSSSADYTRLRTAEDKVLAASPGRAAAQAAPSDAWDPSSAAVQSELRDIAAGAGSRPDPVARGLLTTSGAAVLLGLLAVAASLVISVRIGRSLVVELLTLRNSALRIARSKLPHAMQRLRSGEEIDIQAEAPQGPPAQDEIAQVGEALDTVHRAALGAAAERAELAGGISKIFVNLARRSQVLVHRQLALLDSMERRAEDPNELGDLFRLDHLTTRMRRHAESLIILSGAAPGRAWRKPVPLTNVVRAAVSEVEDYARIEVRQLSEAAVTGTTVADLTHLLAELVENAAQFSPPHTKVRVSGEPVGNGYVLEIEDRGLGMGPEALAEANRRIEQSQSLDLFDSERLGLFVISRLSARHDIKVHLRASPYGGTTAVVLLPTAILPGALTARPADRDAPERAPEPTEETPAFPAPGPRPVRADTPTTAFPAREPRPALAAPAEDTPPPPGVATLRPRTRPAEAPADKDPRSAAESDDDAELPRRVRQANLVAQLREAPPPAAPAGAAPPEDEDTAHRTPEQVRDRMTAYMGGWARGTATGLTDTAGEGDRA